A part of Anabas testudineus chromosome 7, fAnaTes1.2, whole genome shotgun sequence genomic DNA contains:
- the casp9 gene encoding caspase-9 codes for MEERHKKILQRNRTNLVSDLDPSDLYDRLLEKGVFTQDMIDEIKSSGTRRDQARQLVRDLETRGSRAFPLFLQCLQETGQHSLAEVLQNGAPAVQIQPATPIEVLRPVIQPLPVTSRMDIMQRKDDVPVYPIQKPNTTPTPSPERDYITPRPQGRTRRDSIQTYKMDASPCGHCLIINNVEFEPETELKDRNGSNIDCDKLEKRFKALNFIVEVKTNLKQKQIRHELSALCKKDHSQYDCCVVIMLSHGTEVSHNRFPGAVYGVDGQYVQVQHITNYLNGQHCPSLQGKPKLFFIQACGGGEKDTGFEVSPDEDEPSIGGEDDQTDAIPMSSSSDSLSMSDEPDARTTLPTPSDILVSYSTFPGYVSWRDPQSGSWYVEILDRILEENADTNDLVTMLMMVNHEVSQNSAKGLYKQMPGSFNFLRKLLYFQSETQPN; via the exons ATGGAGGAGCGACACAAAAAGATCCTCCAGCGCAACAGGACTAATCTTGTGAGCGATTTGGACCCATCCGACCTTTATGATAGACTTCTTGAAAAAGGAGTTTTCACCCAAGACATGATCGATGAAATAAAG AGCTCTGGGACCAGACGAGACCAGGCCAGACAGTTAGTCCGGGACTTAGAAACCCGGGGGAGTCGGGCCTTTCCATTATTTCTGCAGTGCCTTCAGGAGACAGGTCAACACAGTTTGGCAGAGGTCCTACAAAATGGGGCTCCAGCAGTTCAGATACAGCCGGCAACTCCCATTGAGGTCCTTCGTCCTGTTATCCAGCCTCTCCCAGTTA CCTCTCGAATGGACATTATGCAAAGAAAGGATGATGTCCCTGTCTATCCAATACAGAAACCCAATACTACTCCCACTCCAT CACCTGAAAGGGACTATATAACACCAAGGCCACAGGGAAGAACACGACGAGACAGCATTCAG ACCTATAAAATGGATGCCAGCCCGTGTGGACACTGCCTCATCATAAACAATGTGGAGTTTGAACCCGAGACTGAGCTGAAAGATCGCAACGGGTCAAACATAGACTGTGATAAGCTGGAAAAACGATTCAAGGCACTCAACTTTATCGTGGAAGTCAAGACGaacttaaaacaaaaa CAAATCAGACATGAACTGTCAGCTTTGTGTAAGAAGGATCATTCACAATATGACTGCTGTGTGGTTATCATGCTGTCCCATGGGACTGAG GTGAGTCACAACCGCTTCCCTGGTGCAGTGTATGGCGTGGATGGACAATATGTCCAAGTTCAGCACATCACAAACTATCTCAATGGCCAGCACTGCCCTTCTTTACAGGGCAAACCTAAACTTTTCTTCATCCAGGCATGTGGAGGAG gTGAAAAAGACACAGGCTTTGAAGTGTCGCCTGATGAAGATGAACCATCCATCGGTGGAGAAGATGATCAGACAGATGCTATTCCAATGTCATCCAGTAGCGACTCCCTGAGCATGTCTGACGAACCTGATGCCAGAACCACTCTGCCCACCCCGAGTGACATTCTGGTTTCCTACTCAACCTTCCCTG GCTACGTTTCTTGGAGGGACCCACAGTCGGGCTCCTGGTATGTTGAGATATTGGACCGTATTCTTGAGGAAAATGCTGACACCAACGACTTGGTCACAATGTTGATGATG GTTAACCATGAAGTCTCCCAGAACTCTGCAAAAGGACTCTACAAGCAAATGCCCGGTTCTTTCAATTTTCTCCGCAAACTTCTCTACTTTCAAAGCGAAACACAACCCAATTAA
- the lrrc47 gene encoding leucine-rich repeat-containing protein 47, whose protein sequence is MDDMEKWPEIEKAATEKRRELVLQGPVIDKRISSNGGLTSSIYSLALLNYLEVSQCPSLTEIHEEIQHLRNLQSLVLCRNKLASIPDGIGNLKSLKVLDLSVNNLRVLPEGIAQLRELNTLNVSCNSLEVLPEGLSQCTKLSTINISKNHITSFPADLYSDRLDLLSTLVASDNAIEELSGDIHKLAALKVLDLSNNKLSEIPSDLSDCPKLKEVNFKGNKLSDKRLEKMVNGCQTKSILDYLRGKGKARQGEDRGDADSGRNADKKKKQQQQRKKKGKAADEQDEEEELNKMVVRILHVSDAPTAITVKVSAEVKDVRPYLVCCVVRGMNLKAGNALKRFLVAQTKLHDDLCARRTTATIATHDVQLLKGPLVYDVKPPTQLKIAPLGRKEMTAVELIRHLQLEADELRKQKKRQNVTGLHKYLQLLQGKAFYPCLVDAEGHVISFPPITNSEKTKIKKTTKELFLEVTSATSLQTCKDVMDALIVKMAELNKFTAEHQEEAGSDGEGDSPQQPVATTETSSELIIQQVRTVDQDGNLKVVYPSKTDLLKDTSNLTVVW, encoded by the exons ATGGATGACATGGAAAAGTGGCCAGAAATCgaaaaagcagcaacagaaaaGAGACGTGAACTGGTTTTGCAGGGTCCTGTAATCGACAAGAGAATTTCTTCCAATGGCGGCCTCACCTCCTCGATTTATTCCCTCGCTTTACTGAATTATCTGGAGGTGAGTCAGTGTCCGAGTTTGACAGAGATCCACGAGGAAATCCAGCATCTGAGAAACCTGCAAAGCCTCGTCCTGTGCAGGAACAAGCTCGCTTCCATCCCAGATGGAATCGGCAACCTGAAGTCCCTGAAGGTCCTGGACCTCTCAGTCAATAACCTCAGGGTTTTACCAGAGGGCATCGCCCAGCTAAGAGAGCTAAACACCCTTAATGTGAGCTGCAACAGCCTGGAGGTCCTGCCAGAGGGACTGAGCCAGTGCACCAAGCTCTCCACCATCAACATCTCCAAGAACCACATCACCAGTTTCCCCGCTGATCTGTACTCCGATCGGCTGGATCTGCTCAGCACCTTGGTGGCCTCCGACAACGCCATTGAAGAGCTGAGTGGAGATATTCACAAGCTGGCTGCTCTGAAG GTGCTTGATCTCTCCAACAACAAGCTGAGCGAGATCCCGTCAGATCTCAGTGACTGCCCCAAGCTGAAAGAGGTCAACTTCAAAGGCAACAAGCTGAGCGATAAGCGTCTGGAGAAGATGGTTAACGGTTGCCAGACCAAGTCCATCCTTGACTACCTCAGAGGCAAAGGAAAAGCAAGGCAGGGAGAGGACAGAGGTGATGCTGACAGTGGACGCAATGCGGATAAGAAgaaaaagcaacagcagcagaggaagaagaaggggaAAGCGGCAGATGAacaagatgaggaagaggaactTAACAAGATGGTGGTGAGGATTCTCCATGTTTCAGACGCCCCTACAGCGATCACGGTCAAAGTGAGCGCAGAGGTTAAGGACGTTCGACCGTACTTGGTGTGTTGCGTGGTCAGAGGCATGAATCTTAAGGCTGGGAATGCTCTCAAACGGTTCCTGGTGGCTCAG ACAAAGCTTCATGATGATTTGTGTGCCAGAAGGACCACTGCAACCATTGCAACTCATGACGTGCAGCTTCTTAAAGGTCCCCTGGTGTATGATGTCAAACCCCCTACCCAGTTGAAG ATTGCGCCGTTGGGTCGGAAAGAGATGACAGCCGTCGAACTGATAAGACACCTTCAGCTGGAGGCTGATGAGCtgaggaagcagaagaagaggcAGAACGTCACCGGCCTCCACAA gtacctgcagcttttgcaaGGAAAAGCGTTCTACCCCTGCCTCGTTGATGCAGAGGGCCACGTGATCTCTTTCCCACCAATCACAAACAGTGAGAAAACCAAG ATCAAGAAAACCACCAAAGAGTTGTTCTTGGAGGTGACAAGTGCAACCAGCCTGCAGACGTGTAAAGATGTTATGGACGCTCTGATTGTA aAAATGGCAGAATTGAACAAGTTCACTGCAGAGCATCAGGAGGAGGCCGGGTCAGATGGGGAAGGAGACAGCCCACAACAGCCAGTCGCTACTACTGAGACTTCCAGTGAGCTGATCATCCAGCAGGTCCGAACTGTCGACCAGGACGGGAACTTGAAGGTCGTCTATCCATCGAAGACCGACCTGTTGAAAGACACCAGCAACCTGACAGTCGTTTGGTAG